The following proteins are co-located in the bacterium genome:
- the lpxD gene encoding UDP-3-O-(3-hydroxymyristoyl)glucosamine N-acyltransferase: MAFSKTLKELAELTGATLSGPDAESVVILSVGPLEQAGANTLSFLANKKYRNQLETSTAAAVVIPPMIEYDKPCLVSKNPYLDFVKIVYLFAPPIPVPEPGVHAMAVVHPGAKLGKDVAIGPFCVVGENTEIGDRTVLVAQVYVGEQVKIGNDCCLYPQVVLRERCVLGNRVILHPGVVIGADGFGFAPDGETYKKIPQIGNVVIEDDVEIGANTTVDRAALGETRINHGSKIDNLIMIAHNVKIGSNTVIAGQAGISGSTKIGNNAMVGGQVGTAGHIHIGNNTILGAQAGISRDVPDGAFVSGYMARPHKEAMRILGETVRLPGLRKKVEDLEARLKQLEKE; the protein is encoded by the coding sequence ATGGCTTTTTCAAAAACGTTAAAAGAACTGGCTGAATTGACCGGTGCGACCTTGAGCGGGCCCGATGCTGAATCCGTGGTGATTTTAAGTGTCGGGCCGCTTGAACAGGCGGGTGCAAATACGCTGAGCTTTTTAGCCAATAAAAAATATCGCAATCAGTTGGAAACCAGCACGGCGGCGGCGGTTGTGATTCCGCCTATGATTGAGTATGACAAACCATGTCTCGTCAGCAAAAACCCCTATTTGGATTTTGTGAAAATTGTGTATCTTTTTGCGCCCCCGATTCCTGTTCCCGAACCGGGCGTGCATGCAATGGCAGTGGTGCATCCCGGGGCCAAGCTGGGGAAGGATGTGGCAATCGGACCTTTTTGTGTGGTAGGTGAAAACACCGAGATTGGTGATCGCACGGTTCTTGTAGCTCAGGTTTATGTCGGCGAACAAGTGAAGATTGGCAATGACTGCTGTCTTTATCCTCAGGTCGTCCTGCGGGAACGCTGTGTGCTGGGTAACCGGGTCATACTGCATCCAGGTGTGGTGATCGGTGCGGATGGTTTTGGATTTGCACCTGATGGCGAGACATATAAAAAGATTCCCCAGATCGGGAATGTTGTGATTGAGGATGACGTAGAAATTGGTGCCAATACCACAGTGGATCGTGCGGCTTTGGGTGAAACCCGGATCAACCATGGGAGCAAAATCGATAATCTTATTATGATCGCTCACAATGTGAAAATCGGGAGCAATACGGTTATTGCCGGACAGGCCGGTATCAGTGGCAGTACCAAGATTGGTAACAATGCCATGGTGGGAGGTCAAGTCGGCACGGCAGGGCACATTCATATTGGGAATAACACGATTTTAGGTGCTCAAGCAGGTATTTCGCGTGATGTTCCGGATGGGGCGTTTGTTTCCGGCTATATGGCCCGCCCCCACAAGGAAGCTATGCGTATTTTAGGGGAGACGGTACGTCTGCCTGGGCTGAGAAAAAAAGTTGAGGATTTAGAAGCGCGTTTGAAACAACTGGAAAAAGAATGA
- the lpxI gene encoding UDP-2,3-diacylglucosamine diphosphatase LpxI (LpxI, functionally equivalent to LpxH, replaces it in LPS biosynthesis in a minority of bacteria.), which produces MASRNKPAVIPKIGLIAGWGEFPFLVAQTMQQKGKRVAAVAFPGETFPEIKTCVDELHWISIGQLGEMIKIFKTAGITQVVMAGMIRHKHLFANLKLDLKAVSLLATMKDKRADSILCAVAGVLEKEGIRLVSPLPYLKVNLPGKGLLTKRKLTQKEQRDITFGYKIAKHVARADIGQTVVVKDQAVIAVEAMEGTDACILRSGEFTRGGAVVIKVLKPTQDLRFDTPVIGPNTIESMLKVKAAVLAFDADKTLFLQKEKTIVMANKKKITLIGV; this is translated from the coding sequence GTGGCATCGCGAAATAAACCGGCTGTAATCCCTAAAATCGGGCTTATTGCCGGTTGGGGTGAATTTCCCTTTTTGGTCGCGCAGACCATGCAGCAAAAGGGGAAGCGCGTGGCGGCGGTTGCTTTTCCCGGCGAAACTTTTCCTGAAATAAAAACGTGTGTCGACGAACTGCATTGGATCAGTATTGGGCAATTGGGTGAGATGATTAAGATTTTTAAGACCGCAGGCATTACTCAAGTTGTCATGGCGGGAATGATTCGGCATAAACACCTGTTCGCAAATTTGAAGCTTGACTTAAAGGCGGTTAGTTTGCTGGCGACCATGAAAGATAAACGTGCTGATTCAATTTTGTGCGCAGTCGCAGGCGTCTTGGAAAAAGAAGGAATACGTCTTGTTTCGCCTTTACCGTATTTAAAAGTCAACCTGCCAGGAAAAGGATTGTTGACAAAGCGTAAACTAACTCAAAAAGAGCAGCGTGACATTACGTTTGGATATAAAATTGCCAAGCATGTCGCGCGGGCGGATATCGGTCAGACCGTTGTGGTCAAGGACCAAGCGGTGATTGCCGTGGAAGCCATGGAAGGTACGGACGCCTGTATTCTCAGAAGTGGTGAGTTTACCCGTGGCGGGGCAGTTGTCATCAAAGTGCTTAAACCAACCCAGGATTTGCGTTTTGATACACCGGTGATCGGACCCAATACAATTGAGTCGATGCTGAAGGTTAAAGCCGCTGTGCTGGCATTTGATGCGGATAAAACCCTTTTTCTTCAGAAAGAAAAAACCATTGTTATGGCAAATAAGAAAAAAATTACCCTGATTGGTGTCTAG
- a CDS encoding OmpH family outer membrane protein, whose protein sequence is MKRKQLLQWIVILAGVLTLGFHSTAWAKVAVVDTGKVVKEYKKMQEAQTRLEKDVEDKKMELKRMSSDLEKDKNNLDKQKGIVSESKYKKLQGKFEKKQDVLREKYREMQNSLMNQQKTLLEGIVNDVKAIVAKIAKKEKYELVLDKESVLFYDGDDITYKVLDKLNSK, encoded by the coding sequence ATGAAAAGAAAGCAATTATTACAATGGATCGTGATTCTGGCAGGTGTTTTAACCCTCGGGTTTCATTCGACAGCTTGGGCCAAAGTTGCTGTTGTTGACACGGGAAAAGTGGTGAAAGAATATAAGAAGATGCAAGAAGCCCAGACCCGGCTGGAAAAAGATGTGGAAGATAAAAAAATGGAACTGAAGCGCATGAGCTCCGACTTGGAAAAAGATAAGAACAATCTTGATAAACAAAAAGGTATTGTCTCGGAATCCAAGTATAAAAAATTGCAAGGCAAATTTGAAAAGAAGCAGGATGTCCTGCGTGAAAAATATCGTGAAATGCAGAACTCTTTAATGAACCAACAGAAAACATTGCTGGAAGGTATTGTCAATGATGTGAAGGCAATTGTTGCCAAAATCGCCAAAAAAGAAAAATATGAATTGGTCCTGGATAAGGAAAGTGTTCTGTTCTACGATGGTGATGATATTACCTATAAAGTGTTGGATAAATTGAATTCGAAATAA
- a CDS encoding bifunctional UDP-3-O-[3-hydroxymyristoyl] N-acetylglucosamine deacetylase/3-hydroxyacyl-ACP dehydratase translates to MSKPVLVQTTLAKPASLEGIGLHTGVTSQVVFEPAPADTGYVIVRTDLPGEPRLCPAVDLVSQTTRGTTLKDGDVEVHTVEHVLAALVGLDIDNCIIKLSAFEPPVMDGSSQEFSEAMVAAGIVDIPESEKKIYRVTEPLVIQDGKKSIAAWPYPGLRITYELYYDHPWLQPQRVDLEINPEVFRAQLAQCRTFCLEQEIDWLKSQGLAKGGTRENALVIGEHGLVNPPFRCEHELAFHKVLDFIGDLALARCRVEGHFVANFTGHEMNARLVKALLNQAKRIKHLERGKGTLVIEAQEIEQLLPHRYPMLLVDRVIDLEVGKRVVGIKNVTMNEHFFQGHFPGHPIMPGVLILEAMAQCGGVLLMKSSPDSVGKVVYFVGIDKVRFRKPVVPGDQLRFELSVDKIKARIAKMLAKAYVGDTLVCEAEFMSTLVAR, encoded by the coding sequence ATGAGCAAACCGGTTTTAGTTCAAACGACCTTAGCGAAGCCGGCGAGTCTGGAAGGTATTGGGCTGCATACCGGTGTCACGTCTCAGGTTGTGTTTGAACCGGCGCCTGCAGATACCGGTTATGTGATTGTTCGTACCGATCTTCCGGGAGAACCCCGGCTTTGCCCGGCAGTGGACCTGGTCTCGCAAACCACGCGGGGAACAACCCTAAAAGACGGTGATGTCGAAGTACATACCGTTGAGCATGTCCTGGCGGCACTGGTAGGCTTGGATATTGATAACTGTATTATTAAATTATCCGCCTTTGAACCGCCGGTCATGGATGGGTCTTCGCAGGAATTTTCCGAAGCGATGGTTGCAGCCGGTATTGTGGATATTCCGGAGAGTGAAAAGAAAATTTACCGGGTTACCGAACCACTCGTGATTCAAGACGGCAAGAAAAGTATTGCAGCCTGGCCTTATCCGGGCTTGCGTATCACCTATGAATTGTATTATGATCATCCTTGGCTGCAACCCCAGCGGGTTGATCTTGAAATCAATCCGGAGGTTTTTCGCGCACAATTGGCGCAATGCCGCACATTTTGTTTGGAACAGGAAATTGATTGGTTAAAATCCCAAGGATTGGCCAAAGGCGGGACACGGGAAAACGCCCTGGTGATTGGTGAACACGGACTGGTTAATCCGCCGTTTCGCTGTGAACATGAATTGGCATTTCATAAAGTGTTGGATTTTATTGGGGATCTGGCATTGGCGCGTTGTAGGGTGGAAGGACATTTTGTTGCCAATTTTACCGGCCATGAGATGAATGCCCGTCTGGTGAAAGCACTTTTGAATCAAGCAAAAAGAATAAAGCATTTGGAGAGGGGGAAGGGAACATTGGTTATTGAAGCGCAGGAAATTGAGCAGTTGTTGCCGCACCGTTATCCCATGTTACTGGTTGACCGTGTGATAGATCTTGAGGTCGGCAAACGGGTTGTGGGAATTAAAAATGTAACAATGAATGAACATTTTTTTCAAGGGCATTTTCCCGGGCATCCGATTATGCCGGGGGTACTGATTTTGGAAGCCATGGCACAATGCGGTGGTGTGCTGCTTATGAAAAGCTCCCCGGATTCAGTCGGGAAGGTTGTTTATTTTGTGGGCATTGATAAAGTCCGGTTTCGCAAACCTGTGGTGCCGGGTGATCAACTCCGTTTTGAACTTTCGGTTGACAAAATAAAAGCCAGAATTGCAAAAATGCTGGCAAAGGCTTATGTCGGGGATACGTTGGTTTGTGAGGCGGAATTTATGTCGACCTTAGTCGCCCGCTAG
- the smc gene encoding chromosome segregation protein SMC, whose protein sequence is MYFKRLELQGFKSFVDPTRLDFESGISAIVGPNGCGKSNIVDSIRWVLGEQSAKSLRGARMEDVIFNGTDQRKAVGMAEVSLTMDNQDRQLASDHDEITITRRAFRSGESEYLINKTACRLRDIHDLFMDTGIGTNSYSILEQGKIDLIVSSKPADRRFVFEEAAGISKYKSRKDESLRKLEATEQNFLRVNDIAVEVKRQINSLERQVQKARRYQTFKQELTTLEVAQGRKELKVRRRQLRKIEQQWEERRTRADESARGKQTFENELFHLNNDLAEAEAQLSQAQGSVHQVAEEIIKTEDFVHSSELRKNDLEIGIARSEEEVKALDGKENQLREQNKDTLDAREKKEQEFRSGQSDLVTEEDRLNTLEQELKERAAKVQDQQSRLLQLVDQMSTLRNALKNLELRMGEQKQQLGKYDYQLDQLAEQNREMLEGKNTLENEFAGVNQSLEALRTERDRLSIEKERLEQVMKTLAAMLENFNKTITQLTSRLTWIEELKNGLDGYEMGAKTILLEHNADPDKFPGIIGPLVNFIRTEQKYEFAFEALFGHQLQYILVKTELQGREAIAFLAEDNRGRATFIPLEAYTAASESGTGVESVVSWMQLPGIYGPAKELVRVDERFRRVFDYLLKDVVIVESAETIKQARANGATCTLVSITGELQTSEGWLTGGSQDIMERGLLGREREIEELKNELELLESNLAKTQAESDETVLKLEETTGSLEGANTELHELEIRYAQIEKSLESLQLQLGEVEKQMESLQQERTTVQTALDQTTEAHTTTARQLMDLELTDQKTQEELSQHQVEIEERRKEYDERSMRAGELRVRAASLEQQMNSMNAELSRVTTELNEMANTKAEKNNTIHRDRERFSDIDFQMKEKQALLERLSENKTSQEQELDSLRQKRQELVSSKTHKEKHSREILDVLDVIKQELHELELEKSQLRMNLKSLETYLEEEYKLNVTMEESDDQVEEAPAEEFQSPEALQSRVKELKNKIEGMGTVNLVAMEEYDELQERYEFLSKQLADLKDAKENLQKLITKINHESRERFSDTFTQVRAKFKDVFRGLFNGGDADLVLVDETNLLETGIEIIARPPGKRLQNISLLSGGEKALTAIALLFAVFLIKPSPFCIFDEMDAPLDDTNTGRFGKVLKEFAKKSQFIVITHNKITMEMASVMYGVTMQESGVSRLISVKFAGEQAPQPVVAPVAEEEAALN, encoded by the coding sequence GTGTATTTTAAACGACTGGAGCTGCAGGGTTTTAAATCATTTGTGGATCCCACACGGCTTGATTTTGAATCTGGTATTTCAGCAATCGTTGGACCCAACGGATGTGGGAAATCAAATATTGTCGATTCCATTCGCTGGGTTTTAGGAGAACAAAGCGCCAAATCCCTGCGTGGTGCACGCATGGAGGATGTTATTTTTAATGGTACGGACCAGCGTAAGGCGGTTGGTATGGCCGAGGTTTCCCTCACCATGGACAACCAGGATCGTCAACTGGCGAGTGATCATGATGAAATTACCATTACACGTAGAGCTTTTCGCTCCGGTGAGAGTGAATATCTGATTAACAAAACCGCCTGTCGTTTACGGGACATTCATGACCTTTTTATGGATACAGGTATTGGCACCAACTCCTATTCGATTCTGGAACAGGGAAAAATTGATTTAATTGTATCCTCTAAACCTGCAGACCGGCGGTTTGTATTTGAAGAAGCTGCCGGTATTTCCAAATATAAGTCACGCAAAGATGAATCGTTGCGAAAACTGGAGGCTACTGAACAGAACTTTTTACGTGTTAATGATATTGCCGTGGAAGTAAAGCGGCAGATTAATTCTCTGGAACGGCAGGTGCAAAAAGCGCGGCGGTATCAAACTTTTAAACAGGAGTTGACAACGCTGGAGGTTGCTCAGGGGCGCAAGGAATTAAAAGTGCGGCGTAGGCAGCTTCGGAAGATTGAACAGCAGTGGGAGGAACGGCGGACACGTGCAGATGAATCCGCGCGGGGTAAGCAGACATTTGAAAACGAACTGTTTCATTTAAACAATGATCTCGCAGAAGCGGAAGCGCAGCTGTCACAGGCGCAGGGCTCAGTGCATCAGGTTGCCGAAGAAATTATTAAAACCGAGGATTTTGTTCATTCCTCCGAACTTCGGAAAAATGATCTTGAAATTGGTATTGCACGTTCGGAAGAGGAAGTCAAGGCATTGGATGGAAAAGAAAATCAGTTGCGGGAGCAGAATAAAGATACGCTGGATGCCCGGGAGAAAAAGGAGCAAGAGTTTAGGTCCGGACAAAGCGACTTGGTTACAGAGGAAGATCGCCTCAACACGCTGGAACAGGAACTCAAAGAACGGGCGGCCAAGGTTCAGGATCAGCAGAGCCGCTTGCTTCAACTCGTTGATCAAATGTCAACCCTGCGGAATGCTTTGAAAAATTTGGAACTTCGTATGGGCGAACAAAAACAACAGCTGGGGAAGTATGATTACCAGCTTGACCAGTTGGCGGAACAAAATCGTGAAATGCTTGAGGGGAAAAATACGTTGGAAAATGAGTTTGCCGGTGTTAACCAGTCACTGGAAGCACTGCGGACGGAACGCGACCGCTTAAGCATTGAAAAAGAACGGCTTGAGCAGGTGATGAAAACCTTAGCGGCCATGCTGGAAAATTTTAATAAAACCATTACTCAACTTACCTCACGCCTGACTTGGATCGAGGAATTGAAGAACGGACTTGATGGATATGAAATGGGGGCCAAGACCATTTTGCTTGAACATAATGCCGATCCGGATAAATTTCCCGGCATTATCGGACCTTTGGTCAATTTTATCCGAACGGAACAAAAATATGAGTTTGCCTTCGAAGCCTTGTTTGGGCATCAACTACAATATATTTTGGTGAAAACGGAGTTACAGGGGCGGGAGGCCATTGCTTTTCTGGCGGAGGACAATCGAGGCCGGGCGACATTTATTCCGCTGGAAGCGTATACGGCGGCATCAGAATCGGGGACCGGTGTTGAATCAGTAGTGTCTTGGATGCAGCTGCCCGGCATCTATGGTCCGGCAAAAGAGCTGGTAAGGGTTGATGAGCGGTTCCGCAGGGTTTTTGATTACCTTTTGAAAGATGTTGTGATTGTAGAATCTGCTGAGACAATTAAGCAGGCACGTGCCAATGGTGCAACCTGTACGTTGGTTTCGATAACCGGTGAACTTCAGACCAGCGAAGGCTGGTTAACGGGCGGGAGCCAGGATATCATGGAACGCGGATTGCTTGGCCGCGAACGTGAAATCGAGGAATTGAAAAATGAGCTGGAGCTTTTGGAATCCAATCTGGCCAAAACTCAGGCTGAATCAGACGAAACTGTTTTGAAACTTGAGGAAACTACCGGGAGCCTTGAAGGTGCCAACACTGAATTGCATGAATTGGAAATACGGTATGCCCAGATTGAGAAATCTTTGGAAAGTTTACAGCTGCAATTAGGCGAAGTGGAAAAACAGATGGAATCACTTCAACAGGAAAGAACAACGGTGCAAACGGCACTTGATCAGACCACGGAAGCGCATACGACAACCGCCCGGCAGCTGATGGATCTGGAATTAACGGATCAAAAAACCCAGGAAGAGCTTTCCCAGCATCAGGTGGAAATTGAGGAACGGCGCAAAGAATATGATGAACGTTCCATGCGGGCCGGCGAGTTGCGGGTTCGTGCGGCTTCACTGGAACAGCAAATGAACAGCATGAATGCGGAATTAAGCCGGGTAACAACGGAATTAAACGAGATGGCCAATACCAAGGCCGAGAAAAACAATACCATCCACCGTGACAGGGAACGGTTTTCCGATATTGATTTTCAAATGAAGGAAAAGCAGGCATTGCTGGAAAGGCTCTCGGAAAATAAAACCAGTCAGGAACAAGAACTCGATTCTTTGCGGCAAAAGCGCCAGGAGCTTGTTTCGAGCAAGACCCATAAAGAAAAGCATTCGCGGGAAATTCTGGATGTGTTGGACGTTATTAAACAAGAACTCCATGAACTGGAATTGGAAAAAAGCCAGTTGCGGATGAATTTGAAGTCATTGGAAACATATCTTGAGGAAGAATATAAACTTAATGTGACCATGGAAGAGAGTGATGATCAAGTCGAAGAGGCACCGGCTGAGGAATTCCAAAGTCCGGAAGCGTTGCAATCGCGGGTAAAAGAATTAAAAAATAAGATAGAAGGTATGGGAACCGTCAATTTGGTTGCGATGGAAGAATATGACGAACTCCAGGAGCGGTATGAATTTCTTTCGAAGCAACTCGCTGATTTGAAGGATGCAAAAGAAAATCTTCAAAAACTGATCACCAAGATTAATCATGAAAGTCGTGAACGTTTTTCAGATACTTTTACGCAGGTTCGCGCAAAATTCAAAGATGTTTTTCGTGGTCTGTTTAATGGCGGGGATGCGGATCTGGTGCTGGTGGATGAGACCAATCTGTTGGAAACCGGGATTGAGATTATTGCCCGGCCGCCGGGAAAGCGGCTTCAGAATATTTCATTGCTTTCCGGTGGTGAGAAGGCCTTGACGGCAATTGCATTGTTATTTGCTGTTTTTTTGATTAAGCCGAGTCCTTTTTGTATTTTTGATGAAATGGATGCACCGCTGGATGATACCAATACCGGACGTTTTGGAAAAGTTTTGAAGGAATTTGCCAAGAAATCACAGTTTATTGTGATTACCCATAATAAAATAACCATGGAGATGGCAAGTGTCATGTATGGTGTTACCATGCAGGAATCAGGTGTCTCGCGGCTTATTTCAGTTAAATTTGCAGGGGAACAAGCTCCTCAACCGGTGGTGGCCCCGGTTGCAGAAGAAGAAGCAGCACTGAATTAA
- the lpxA gene encoding acyl-ACP--UDP-N-acetylglucosamine O-acyltransferase, protein MAVKIHSAAIVHPDAKLGVDVEIGPGAIVGENVEIGDRTQIGAYVVIDGGTTVGIENRVFTGAILGSECQDLKFKGERSFTKIGDRNTIREYVTINRATAKDLYTTVGNDNLIMAYAHVAHDCTVGNNNVLANGLAMAGHVTIMDHANIGGLNALHQYVRIGSYSMIGGLSRVPKDVPPFIMCADTPLRIVGINKIGLERKGFGKEQVKAIEKAYRILYRSKLNTSQALKKLAEEPGTPEVDMLIQFIKESERGIAK, encoded by the coding sequence GTGGCTGTTAAAATCCATTCTGCTGCAATTGTACATCCTGATGCGAAACTTGGGGTTGATGTTGAGATTGGTCCGGGCGCAATTGTGGGAGAAAATGTTGAAATAGGTGATCGTACTCAGATTGGCGCCTATGTGGTGATTGACGGAGGTACAACGGTGGGGATAGAAAATCGTGTCTTCACCGGTGCGATTCTCGGCAGTGAGTGCCAGGATCTGAAATTTAAAGGGGAACGCTCTTTTACCAAAATCGGCGATCGAAATACGATTCGTGAATATGTAACCATAAACCGGGCAACCGCGAAGGATCTTTATACCACCGTTGGAAATGATAATTTGATTATGGCCTATGCCCATGTGGCGCATGACTGTACGGTTGGGAATAACAATGTGCTCGCCAACGGACTGGCCATGGCAGGGCATGTCACCATTATGGATCATGCTAATATTGGCGGATTAAATGCATTGCATCAGTATGTGCGTATTGGTTCCTATTCCATGATTGGCGGTCTTTCCCGCGTTCCTAAAGATGTACCACCCTTCATCATGTGTGCAGACACACCCTTGCGGATTGTCGGAATCAATAAAATTGGTCTGGAAAGAAAAGGGTTTGGCAAAGAACAGGTCAAGGCAATCGAAAAAGCCTACCGGATTTTATATCGCTCCAAGCTGAATACGTCTCAGGCCTTGAAAAAACTGGCTGAAGAGCCCGGTACGCCGGAAGTGGATATGCTCATTCAATTTATAAAAGAATCCGAACGTGGCATCGCGAAATAA
- the bamA gene encoding outer membrane protein assembly factor BamA codes for MKNKVISDVQVTGSTTIAGDEIVSWLAVKPGEEFQDVRLVLDRDLKNIWKTGKFEDVSFAVVPLSDGTVRLLISVEEKPVVKEILFTGNKAFDKKKLLEKMELKIGARYDAFTAEAASEKIADFYKEKEYYKVSVIPSAEVKTGDAEITFAIVEGMKVKITEIVVTGNKAFAEGKIKGFMETKEAGWFVGGIYKEETFIEDMKKVLLHYAKEGYLKARVFGFGLNDIELNRKTIVNKALFVNETEKEMTITLEVEEGLQYQVKNITVKGNIIYSSEDLFERMALKPDAILDLITFEQDMHMIRMAYSEKGYIFADISPEMEYNDDAGTVEIEIIIREGTIARVERVDIRGNTMTKDKVIRRELTVKPGEPFDSRKIQRSREKISNLGFFQDVKVTTEPGSTPAEQVLVFDVAERHTGTISLGAGYSSVDYLMGYLQLTQANLFGNGQSVSLQWELGSLRQSWQMSFTEPWLFDSPVSFGVDVWNINKQRGYSGQDYNLLSQGGDIRLGRRFTEHWKGYLTYKLESNEYTDLDSSLDGIYEEGRSDTSSVTPTLVYDTRDNIFDPTRGTYQKFSIECAGGFLGGDNNYFKYNLDSTLYIPLIWRLVLALHGEAGYARAFDYGISAVSNVPPAERYRVGGTDSVRGYGEGVFGSNLEGNGGRFKLNTNIELHYPIIGPLKGVAFFDAGNTWSGISEAFDEEIFPDRETIGAVTYFSKNPSLYKGVGVGFRLTVPGTVILIRFDFGYPLDNNPNGGPPSLQYHFNIGNIF; via the coding sequence TTGAAGAACAAAGTGATCAGCGACGTGCAGGTAACCGGCAGCACGACGATTGCAGGTGATGAGATTGTTTCCTGGTTGGCTGTTAAACCCGGTGAGGAATTTCAGGATGTGCGTTTGGTTTTGGACCGGGATTTAAAAAATATCTGGAAGACCGGAAAATTTGAGGATGTCAGTTTCGCCGTGGTTCCGCTGTCGGATGGAACCGTGCGTCTTTTGATTTCAGTCGAAGAAAAACCGGTGGTAAAAGAAATTCTTTTTACCGGGAACAAAGCGTTTGACAAAAAAAAACTATTGGAAAAAATGGAACTCAAAATCGGTGCCAGATATGATGCGTTCACCGCAGAAGCTGCTTCCGAAAAAATTGCTGATTTTTATAAAGAAAAAGAATATTATAAGGTGTCTGTTATACCGTCGGCGGAAGTTAAAACCGGCGATGCAGAGATAACGTTTGCAATTGTCGAAGGGATGAAGGTTAAGATCACCGAGATCGTGGTAACCGGCAACAAAGCCTTTGCCGAGGGTAAAATAAAGGGCTTTATGGAAACCAAAGAAGCGGGATGGTTTGTGGGCGGGATTTATAAAGAAGAAACTTTTATTGAAGATATGAAAAAAGTGCTTTTGCATTACGCCAAAGAAGGTTATTTAAAAGCCCGTGTTTTTGGGTTCGGTCTCAATGATATAGAATTAAATCGTAAAACCATTGTGAACAAAGCTTTGTTTGTGAATGAGACGGAAAAGGAAATGACGATCACGCTGGAAGTGGAAGAGGGGCTGCAGTATCAGGTGAAAAACATTACGGTGAAGGGCAATATTATTTATTCAAGTGAAGACCTTTTTGAACGTATGGCACTTAAACCCGATGCCATTCTTGATTTGATTACATTTGAACAGGATATGCATATGATTCGTATGGCATATTCGGAAAAAGGATATATCTTTGCGGATATTTCACCGGAAATGGAGTACAACGATGATGCCGGCACCGTAGAAATTGAAATTATTATCCGTGAAGGCACGATTGCCCGGGTTGAACGTGTTGATATTCGCGGCAATACCATGACCAAGGACAAAGTGATACGCCGTGAATTAACGGTGAAACCGGGGGAACCGTTCGATTCCAGGAAAATACAGCGGTCCCGGGAAAAAATTTCAAATCTTGGTTTTTTTCAGGACGTCAAGGTAACCACGGAACCGGGCAGCACCCCTGCCGAGCAGGTGTTGGTCTTCGATGTGGCAGAGCGGCATACAGGCACCATCAGTCTTGGCGCTGGGTATTCATCCGTAGATTACTTAATGGGATATTTACAGTTGACCCAGGCCAATTTATTTGGTAACGGTCAGTCGGTGAGTTTGCAGTGGGAATTGGGAAGCTTGCGCCAGAGTTGGCAAATGTCTTTTACAGAGCCATGGTTGTTTGATTCGCCGGTCTCTTTTGGCGTGGATGTCTGGAATATCAACAAGCAGAGGGGATATTCCGGCCAAGATTACAATCTACTTTCACAAGGTGGCGATATCCGGTTGGGACGCCGTTTTACTGAACATTGGAAGGGGTATTTAACGTATAAATTGGAGAGCAATGAATATACGGACCTTGACTCTTCGTTGGATGGAATTTATGAAGAAGGCCGCAGCGATACCAGCTCTGTGACACCCACGCTCGTTTATGATACCCGAGATAATATTTTTGATCCCACCCGCGGGACGTATCAGAAGTTTTCTATTGAATGTGCGGGTGGTTTTTTGGGCGGGGACAATAATTATTTTAAGTACAACTTGGATAGTACCCTTTATATCCCGCTTATTTGGCGGTTGGTGCTGGCCTTGCATGGTGAAGCAGGGTATGCCCGGGCGTTTGACTATGGCATCAGTGCTGTTTCCAATGTTCCGCCGGCAGAGCGTTACCGTGTCGGCGGTACGGATTCGGTGCGGGGTTATGGTGAGGGTGTTTTCGGGTCGAATTTGGAAGGCAACGGCGGCCGTTTTAAGCTTAATACCAATATTGAATTACATTATCCAATTATCGGTCCTTTAAAAGGTGTGGCCTTTTTTGATGCGGGGAATACATGGAGCGGCATTAGCGAAGCGTTTGATGAGGAGATTTTTCCTGATCGTGAAACAATCGGGGCGGTCACTTATTTTTCAAAGAATCCCTCATTATACAAAGGGGTGGGCGTGGGATTTAGGTTGACGGTTCCCGGGACGGTTATTTTAATCCGCTTTGATTTTGGGTATCCTCTGGACAACAATCCCAATGGTGGTCCGCCGTCTTTGCAGTATCACTTTAATATCGGAAATATTTTTTAG